A region of Planococcus sp. MSAK28401 DNA encodes the following proteins:
- a CDS encoding gamma-glutamyl-gamma-aminobutyrate hydrolase family protein, whose amino-acid sequence MATENKPVIGITARVEEDQMYSLDPVYANAILQAGGLPLIVPIVDEEDIPLLCERLDGLIVTGGGDINPNIYGEEPHVRLGAVYPGSDKYEAELILNFLKLDKPFIGMCRGMQMFNVAFGGTVYQDLEAQYEGTLYQHKQMAMRTHRTHSVKLEEDSLLYEIMKEKEFHVNSFHHQGVKDVAKDLEVAARAADGLVEALQSPNHQFAMGIQWHPEEFALQGDEASRNIFSYFVKECLIDKKQNQ is encoded by the coding sequence GTGGCTACAGAAAACAAACCGGTTATTGGAATTACGGCCCGTGTAGAAGAAGATCAAATGTATTCTTTGGATCCTGTCTACGCAAATGCCATCTTACAAGCAGGCGGATTGCCTTTGATTGTCCCGATCGTGGACGAAGAGGATATTCCGCTTCTTTGCGAGCGATTGGATGGATTGATCGTAACAGGGGGTGGGGACATCAACCCGAATATTTATGGGGAAGAGCCTCATGTCCGTTTGGGCGCCGTTTATCCCGGCAGCGATAAATACGAAGCAGAACTTATTTTGAATTTCCTTAAATTGGATAAACCGTTTATTGGAATGTGCCGCGGCATGCAAATGTTTAACGTGGCCTTCGGTGGAACCGTGTATCAGGATTTAGAAGCTCAATATGAGGGCACGCTTTACCAGCATAAACAAATGGCTATGCGGACACACCGCACGCATTCCGTAAAATTGGAAGAAGACAGCTTGCTATATGAAATCATGAAAGAAAAGGAATTTCATGTGAATTCTTTCCATCACCAAGGTGTAAAAGACGTCGCAAAAGACTTAGAAGTAGCAGCCCGTGCCGCAGATGGCCTTGTGGAAGCGTTGCAGAGCCCAAATCATCAATTTGCGATGGGGATCCAATGGCATCCTGAAGAATTTGCGCTGCAAGGCGATGAAGCGTCACGTAATATCTTCTCGTATTTCGTAAAGGAATGCCTGATTGACAAAAAACAAAATCAATAA
- a CDS encoding general stress protein yields the protein MNSSNKKVLGIVYSQEDLERKMTQLNEQGYSSNEIHAVAEHTDGLNDRQVEVEKAGTFGDKMKSFVTGKSAVKESIDSLGLSQEESQRYTEDVAKGGILLYVEDERKGIIDALEESEGAPEHEPTDAERRQYIQSVDNNYDEQEDRFARGETFLQDPTLVKDERHVSFTTQEKAEVEKARGGTSKTEAQTKTDKKYR from the coding sequence ATGAACTCATCAAATAAAAAAGTGCTTGGGATTGTGTATTCTCAGGAGGACTTAGAGCGTAAAATGACCCAGCTTAATGAGCAAGGCTATTCTTCAAACGAAATCCATGCGGTCGCTGAACATACCGATGGATTGAACGATCGCCAAGTGGAAGTTGAAAAAGCGGGGACCTTTGGAGATAAAATGAAGAGTTTCGTGACAGGAAAAAGCGCAGTCAAGGAATCTATTGATTCACTTGGCCTATCACAAGAAGAGTCGCAGCGGTATACAGAAGATGTCGCTAAAGGCGGAATCTTGCTCTACGTAGAAGACGAAAGAAAAGGGATCATCGATGCGCTGGAAGAATCGGAAGGAGCACCGGAACATGAACCAACTGACGCAGAGCGCCGCCAGTATATCCAGTCTGTCGATAATAACTATGATGAACAGGAAGACCGTTTCGCCCGCGGAGAGACTTTCCTTCAAGATCCGACCTTAGTGAAAGACGAACGCCATGTATCGTTTACGACACAAGAAAAAGCAGAAGTCGAAAAAGCAAGAGGCGGAACGAGCAAAACCGAAGCACAAACCAAGACGGATAAAAAATACAGATGA
- a CDS encoding tetratricopeptide repeat protein gives MDTGMRLKYHRLKKRFSMEETASGIFSSKDLKKIEAGLKEPALKDLEALCKKLEIPLAAKDNPIGKVLVKNFKNSLLHPQNKGKIMEHYADICNHPLLRADEDVELEFDIQQIRYFIITGDLESAEKKIKEMDRFKEFMDQEQYYLYHKYNGNYNYILNDYENALKTYLIAEKIAPKSISAAEIGDLYYSIGISSNHCEEHELAFKYSELALKIYQQEFVPKRIVECHLNIAITHEYFGNHKLSMEHYKNALTIGSKLDIDILKFTTEYNVGYSNFIYQQYEEAIPHLNNSLKYIPEEYIADNISAHCVLIKSYLELGNKSKAKEIMKVGQRLVEAKNVRIDSPSNDLFKDAYMEFVSLTYLLNDEDEKFEEIILNKLITSFTNSNSYHDLGYYLGYLGKVYFKQERYKESAEALEKSRDAYKEVLNIR, from the coding sequence ATGGACACAGGAATGCGACTGAAATATCATCGGCTGAAAAAACGTTTCAGCATGGAAGAAACTGCATCGGGCATTTTCTCTTCAAAAGATTTAAAAAAAATTGAAGCTGGGTTAAAAGAACCCGCACTTAAAGATTTAGAAGCGTTATGCAAAAAACTCGAAATCCCACTAGCTGCCAAAGACAATCCGATCGGCAAGGTGCTAGTGAAAAACTTTAAAAATTCATTGCTCCATCCCCAAAACAAAGGCAAGATCATGGAGCATTATGCAGATATCTGCAACCATCCTCTCCTGCGCGCAGACGAAGATGTCGAACTCGAATTCGATATTCAACAAATCCGCTATTTCATCATTACAGGCGATTTGGAAAGTGCAGAAAAGAAAATCAAAGAGATGGACCGTTTCAAGGAGTTCATGGATCAAGAGCAGTATTATCTGTATCACAAATACAATGGTAACTATAATTACATCTTGAATGATTATGAGAATGCGTTGAAAACATACTTAATTGCTGAAAAAATTGCTCCAAAGTCTATATCTGCCGCTGAAATAGGAGATTTATACTATTCTATTGGCATCTCAAGCAATCACTGCGAAGAACATGAATTAGCTTTCAAATATTCAGAGTTGGCTTTAAAAATTTACCAGCAAGAGTTCGTTCCCAAACGAATTGTAGAGTGCCATTTGAATATTGCGATTACCCATGAATACTTTGGTAATCACAAGTTGTCTATGGAGCACTATAAAAATGCTTTAACTATAGGCAGTAAATTGGATATTGATATCCTTAAATTTACCACCGAATATAATGTCGGGTATTCCAACTTTATATACCAACAATATGAAGAGGCTATTCCACATTTGAATAACTCCTTGAAATATATACCTGAAGAATATATAGCAGATAATATTTCAGCACATTGTGTGTTAATTAAGAGCTATCTAGAACTAGGCAACAAATCTAAAGCTAAAGAAATAATGAAAGTTGGCCAAAGGTTAGTTGAAGCTAAAAATGTTAGAATCGATTCTCCTTCAAACGATCTTTTTAAGGATGCGTATATGGAATTTGTATCTTTAACTTATTTACTAAATGATGAAGATGAGAAGTTTGAGGAAATTATATTAAATAAGTTAATTACTAGTTTTACAAATTCAAACAGTTATCATGATTTGGGATATTATTTAGGCTATTTGGGTAAAGTCTACTTTAAGCAGGAACGTTATAAAGAATCTGCTGAAGCATTAGAAAAATCGAGAGATGCTTATAAAGAGGTACTCAATATTAGATAG
- a CDS encoding general stress protein: protein MAQTNRQFEIVYTQEEMERALEDLISKGYRNEDIHVLANDKNLVNEAHDRYGVDSNKANSFGNRIKTLLTGEDKARAKLDEFGVDRDKADHYEREIERGAVLLYTDGAPNGDGESEHFSSHSDDNRPMDMDAGERNTAFAPFGRDVERDGRRHDDEKLIDKDIQKHEGRHDTGVEDIYTSDATREQTNKSQLHSKSQDSRLKGDEIHPTTDRVKPSEAEKPSEKRMEHEPKLGDQDGEKQLNREDGVNRRQDEPSPGADPNLGPAPFGRDSEEEHLAETERRDDFESTKNPKDVDDFHKNVEKKTGTPPTPRLF from the coding sequence ATGGCACAGACAAACCGTCAATTTGAAATTGTTTATACACAGGAAGAAATGGAACGTGCTCTGGAAGACCTTATTTCAAAAGGCTACCGGAATGAAGATATCCATGTGCTCGCAAATGACAAAAATTTAGTGAACGAAGCACACGACCGTTATGGCGTGGATTCCAACAAAGCGAACTCTTTTGGCAACCGTATCAAAACCCTTTTGACTGGGGAAGATAAAGCTCGTGCTAAGCTCGATGAATTCGGTGTCGATCGCGACAAGGCCGACCATTACGAGCGCGAAATTGAACGCGGCGCTGTCCTATTGTATACCGATGGGGCGCCTAATGGGGATGGTGAAAGCGAACATTTCTCTTCCCATTCGGACGATAACCGCCCGATGGACATGGACGCTGGGGAGCGCAATACAGCGTTTGCGCCATTTGGTCGTGATGTTGAACGGGACGGCAGAAGGCATGACGATGAAAAGCTCATCGACAAAGATATCCAAAAGCATGAAGGCCGCCACGATACTGGCGTTGAAGACATCTATACAAGCGATGCGACGCGTGAGCAGACGAATAAATCCCAATTACACAGCAAATCTCAGGATTCCCGTTTAAAAGGCGATGAAATCCATCCGACAACCGATCGTGTCAAACCATCGGAAGCGGAAAAGCCATCCGAAAAGCGTATGGAACATGAACCAAAACTTGGTGATCAAGACGGTGAAAAACAACTGAACCGTGAAGACGGCGTGAACCGCCGGCAAGATGAGCCTTCTCCAGGAGCCGATCCGAATCTCGGGCCAGCGCCGTTCGGCCGTGATTCAGAAGAAGAGCACCTAGCCGAGACGGAGCGCCGTGACGATTTCGAATCAACAAAAAACCCTAAAGACGTTGACGACTTCCATAAAAACGTAGAGAAAAAGACGGGAACGCCACCGACGCCGCGGCTATTTTAA
- the brnQ gene encoding branched-chain amino acid transport system II carrier protein produces the protein MNKKTLTNSETLTIGLMLFALFLGAGNLIFPPYLGQLAGEQLLPAITGFLLTGVGLPLLGILAIAKAGGDLQSIAGRVHPVFGIVFTMIVYLAIGPFFGIPRTATVAFEIGTAPFLSAEMSSSFWSLLLFTLIFFVITVLFALNPTKLVDRIGKILTPILIVVIGFLAVKSFLTPMGPIGAPVGNYDTEAFFESFLQGYLTMDAIAALVFGIVIIQSIRAKGVEDKNTILKTTAYAGFIAAAGLSLVYLSLSYIGATSVEAIGMQDNGGEVIALASRVLYGEIGGIILAAAITFACLTTSIGLVSATAQFFNKIFPQLPYVAYVFVFAGFSTIIANVGLTQLIAISLPVLLAIYPLAIVLVILSFFDHSFYRKSYVYIIPLVLTGVISVFDALKSTGFEFNAITQIFSYLPFYEQGIGWLVPAIIGTLVGIVIARTNHKR, from the coding sequence ATGAATAAGAAAACGCTTACAAATTCTGAAACCTTAACTATTGGCCTTATGCTTTTCGCGCTATTTCTTGGCGCTGGAAATTTAATCTTCCCTCCCTATCTCGGACAATTGGCAGGAGAACAATTGCTCCCCGCCATCACGGGCTTTTTATTAACAGGCGTCGGCTTGCCGCTGTTAGGCATACTCGCCATCGCAAAAGCGGGCGGAGACTTGCAGTCGATTGCCGGACGGGTCCACCCAGTCTTTGGCATCGTCTTCACGATGATTGTCTATTTGGCTATCGGGCCATTCTTTGGGATTCCCCGAACCGCCACTGTCGCCTTTGAAATTGGCACTGCGCCTTTTTTGTCCGCTGAAATGTCATCATCTTTCTGGTCATTACTCCTTTTCACCCTCATCTTCTTTGTCATTACTGTGCTGTTTGCGCTGAACCCGACGAAACTTGTTGATCGAATCGGTAAAATCCTGACGCCGATCCTCATCGTCGTCATTGGCTTCCTGGCTGTCAAGAGTTTCCTGACGCCTATGGGGCCAATCGGTGCGCCTGTCGGAAATTATGATACAGAAGCGTTCTTCGAAAGCTTTCTTCAAGGCTATTTGACGATGGACGCAATTGCTGCGCTCGTATTCGGGATTGTCATCATCCAATCCATCCGCGCAAAAGGCGTTGAAGACAAGAACACCATTTTGAAAACAACAGCGTATGCTGGATTCATTGCGGCAGCCGGTTTGTCGCTAGTCTACCTATCCTTAAGCTATATCGGGGCAACCAGTGTAGAAGCTATTGGCATGCAAGACAACGGCGGAGAAGTCATTGCGCTCGCTTCACGCGTCCTGTATGGCGAAATTGGCGGCATCATTTTGGCTGCTGCCATCACATTCGCTTGCCTGACAACTTCCATCGGGCTTGTGTCAGCTACAGCACAGTTTTTCAATAAAATCTTCCCTCAACTCCCTTATGTGGCCTATGTATTCGTATTCGCCGGATTTTCAACTATCATTGCCAATGTCGGATTAACTCAATTGATTGCCATTTCATTGCCGGTATTATTGGCCATCTATCCGCTCGCAATTGTTCTTGTTATCCTGTCATTTTTCGATCATTCCTTTTATCGAAAATCGTACGTTTATATCATTCCCCTTGTTCTTACGGGTGTTATCAGCGTTTTTGATGCATTGAAAAGTACAGGTTTTGAGTTCAATGCAATCACGCAGATTTTCTCTTACCTGCCGTTTTACGAGCAAGGGATTGGTTGGCTTGTTCCCGCAATCATCGGAACCCTTGTAGGCATCGTCATTGCACGAACCAACCATAAACGATAA
- a CDS encoding YveK family protein: MGEQLIGRRLLACISRNFVLVAGTTVATVFAVWLVSVFIYEPEYMATSQVFVEPLKSDTIHGEALVTSDYQTLEAYQVLAKSPAVLSQVLENTASRYSMAELHNRITINRPENSQVLNIVVSAENKNEAAAIANAIAFSLQEEVEHLLKVDNVSIILKADTSQGALEENSSLSVLLSLAAVAGLVAGVLLSLTFELLGVLRRYGQFGRKKSAHLQTVFK; the protein is encoded by the coding sequence ATGGGGGAACAACTAATCGGCCGTCGACTTTTAGCATGCATCAGCCGAAATTTCGTGCTGGTAGCCGGTACAACGGTAGCTACAGTTTTTGCCGTATGGCTTGTGTCAGTCTTTATCTATGAACCAGAATACATGGCAACAAGCCAAGTATTTGTCGAACCGCTAAAATCCGATACCATTCATGGAGAGGCTTTAGTCACATCCGACTATCAAACTTTGGAAGCTTATCAAGTTTTAGCAAAAAGCCCGGCTGTCCTATCTCAAGTTTTAGAAAATACAGCTAGCCGCTATTCGATGGCCGAACTTCATAATCGCATAACCATCAATCGGCCGGAAAATTCCCAAGTTCTTAATATCGTTGTCTCTGCAGAAAATAAAAATGAAGCTGCTGCCATAGCGAACGCCATTGCCTTCAGTTTACAAGAAGAAGTAGAACACTTATTGAAAGTTGATAACGTGAGCATCATCTTAAAAGCAGACACATCCCAGGGCGCACTTGAAGAAAATAGCAGTTTGAGCGTCCTGTTGTCTCTTGCAGCCGTTGCCGGGCTAGTCGCTGGAGTCCTTCTAAGCCTGACGTTCGAGTTGCTGGGTGTTTTACGGCGATACGGCCAGTTTGGCAGAAAGAAAAGCGCACATTTACAAACTGTCTTCAAATAA
- a CDS encoding MGMT family protein yields the protein MQPFTKKAIDVMKSIPQGKIMSYGQVARAAGSPRSARQVARILHSMSEKQNIPWHRIVNAKGEIAIKDGEGRYTQKLLLEEEGLCFEEDGKVSLSRYQHFPNL from the coding sequence ATGCAGCCATTTACGAAGAAAGCGATCGACGTCATGAAAAGTATACCGCAAGGAAAAATAATGTCATATGGGCAAGTAGCCCGTGCTGCTGGGAGCCCTCGTTCTGCCCGCCAAGTGGCCAGGATTCTTCATAGCATGAGTGAAAAACAGAATATCCCTTGGCATAGAATCGTCAATGCAAAAGGCGAAATCGCTATCAAGGATGGGGAAGGGCGCTATACCCAAAAGCTGCTTTTGGAAGAAGAGGGACTTTGTTTTGAAGAGGATGGAAAAGTATCTTTAAGCCGCTATCAACACTTTCCAAATCTGTGA
- a CDS encoding GNAT family N-acetyltransferase, with the protein MYKLVSIQEHIQWQEILDALNIQDIYYTTQYFLSALKLDPGEAYLFYFQCDDGEVAYPFIKRKVDEAKPQCFDIATPFGYGGPVLNIRSDSASLIENFRKEFSDFCKKEQIIAEFIRFHPSQKNAEFFKGHMQLLPLYKTYSIDLKKWKSPFVKEKEPSTEVDVRKLGTVRHMFEFLVLYYSNARRREEADSYYFFTNDYFEALVSTLGPNLHLFGAYREDKLVSACYVLAMGKTMHFHLEGNLPGGKEHQAGHELLAKVAEWGLDNYYEEFHLGGSLDSELGDAKRALANMPEFTFFIGKCIHEQQLYDRFISLDDEDIIRRYRNI; encoded by the coding sequence ATGTACAAGCTGGTTTCGATCCAAGAGCATATCCAATGGCAGGAAATTCTTGATGCCTTGAACATACAGGATATTTACTACACAACCCAATACTTCCTGAGTGCCCTTAAATTGGATCCAGGGGAAGCTTACCTCTTTTATTTTCAATGTGATGACGGGGAAGTGGCATATCCTTTCATTAAAAGAAAAGTGGATGAAGCAAAGCCGCAATGTTTTGATATTGCCACGCCATTCGGCTATGGCGGCCCGGTCTTGAATATCCGTTCCGACAGCGCATCGCTCATAGAAAACTTTAGGAAAGAATTCAGCGATTTCTGTAAAAAGGAACAAATTATCGCTGAATTCATCCGCTTTCATCCTTCCCAGAAAAATGCTGAATTCTTCAAAGGCCATATGCAGTTATTGCCTTTATACAAGACCTACTCAATTGATCTGAAAAAATGGAAAAGCCCCTTCGTGAAGGAAAAGGAACCTTCAACTGAAGTGGATGTCCGAAAGTTAGGGACTGTCCGCCATATGTTCGAATTCCTTGTCCTTTATTATTCAAACGCCCGTAGAAGGGAAGAAGCTGATAGTTATTACTTTTTTACCAACGATTATTTCGAAGCTTTAGTCAGCACACTTGGTCCGAATCTTCATTTATTCGGTGCATATAGAGAAGATAAATTGGTTTCCGCCTGCTATGTGCTGGCGATGGGGAAGACGATGCATTTCCATCTGGAAGGCAATTTGCCAGGAGGGAAAGAGCATCAAGCTGGCCATGAATTATTGGCTAAAGTGGCTGAATGGGGCTTGGATAATTATTATGAAGAGTTTCATTTGGGAGGTAGCCTGGACAGCGAGCTGGGAGATGCGAAACGGGCGCTTGCCAATATGCCAGAATTCACCTTTTTTATCGGCAAATGCATCCATGAGCAACAGCTCTACGATCGATTCATTTCTTTGGATGACGAAGACATTATCCGGCGCTACCGTAATATTTGA